The following proteins are encoded in a genomic region of Triticum dicoccoides isolate Atlit2015 ecotype Zavitan chromosome 1B, WEW_v2.0, whole genome shotgun sequence:
- the LOC119350209 gene encoding uncharacterized protein LOC119350209, translated as MTFLFVYTFLLAYLSFSAKEPPHRIDPSLLRRPSASIRPTLRPRRVAHPHRVAPPPFKQGRRRRLDSRADAAAFPSPGRQGRRRRLPVASTAGPTPSRPLDGGDAAAWGAACLRASAPMPVGRPSVRWFAPVFFLFSDTCCFMFVSANTQFQQAATQSDGNIVYFALPQLFSPLNLGDYLNFALPRLLSPLYGFHSSSRCEHTYSGDSPSLSENHDRSQFTDLTNNSTSGKDNHAYETVHAIKPQGSKGWYARMSDEKKAEYLLKWHQARAEKKAANANCQQVSQQHSSSCLSLQRTCFTDITNTGTTASSGNSDRQPAVTNVACKKQGWYTGLSEEKKAQHLQKLRLARLEKKVAAKSVTANVPQSHTPPLSTGVHHQVRDDLYFRDAIKNEVVLRKDARK; from the exons ATGACATTTCTCTTTGTATATACATTTTTGTTAGCATATTTATCCTTTTCAG CAAAGGAACCGCCGCATCGCATCGACCCGTCGCTCCTTCGCCGCCCCAGTGCCTCCATCCGCCCCACGCTGCGCCCCCGTCGCGTCGCACACCCCCATCGCGTTGCGCCGCCGCCGTTCAAgcagggccgccgccgccgcctggacaGCAGGGCCGACGCCGCCGCCTTCCCGTCGCCTGGACGgcagggccgccgccgccgccttcccgtcGCCTCGACGGCAGGGCCGACGCCTTCCCGCCCGCTGGACGGCGGGGACGCCGCCGCCTGGGGCGCTGCCTGCCTGAGGGCGTCCGCACCGATGCCCGTCGGTCGCCCCTCGGTTCGTTGGTTTGCCCCTGTATTCTTTCTATTTTCAGATACCTGCTGCTTCATGTTCGTTTCAGCAAATACACAATTTCAGCAAGCTGCTACCCAATCTGATGGAAACATAGTTTACTTTGCATTACCACAACTTTTTTCACCGTTAAATTTAGGTGATTACCTAAACTTTGCCTTACCTCGACTTCTCTCACCGTTATACGGATTTCACTCTTCAAGCAGATGCGAACATACTTATTCCGGTGATTCTCCGTCGCTGTCAGAGAATCATGATCGTTCCCAGTTTACGGACCTTACAAACAATTCCACATCAGGGAAAGATAATCACGCGTATGAGACTGTGCATGCTATAAAACCGCAGGGCAGCAAGGGATGGTATGCCCGAATGTCTGATGAAAAGAAGGCTGAATACCTTCTGAAATGGCATCAGGCACGGGCTGAGAAAAAGGCTGCTAATGCCAACTGTCAGCAAGTATCTCAACAACATTCTTCTTCATGTTTGTCTCTGCAACGTACGTGTTTCACCGATATAACCAACACAG GTACAACTGCAAGCTCCGGGAATTCTGATCGTCAACCTGCGGTTACTAATGTTGCATGCAAAAAACAAGGTTGGTACACCGGTCTGTCCGAAGAGAAGAAAGCTCAACACCTGCAGAAGCTCCGGTTGGCCCGACTAGAAAAGAAAGTTGCAGCAAAAAGTGTCACTGCTAATGTACCTCAGTCGCATACCCCACCTCTTTCCACAG GTGTGCATCATCAAGTTCGTGATGACTTGTATTTCCGTGATGCTATCAAGAATGAAGTTGTTCTTAGGAAGGATGCCCGCAAATGA